From the genome of Phyllostomus discolor isolate MPI-MPIP mPhyDis1 chromosome 12, mPhyDis1.pri.v3, whole genome shotgun sequence, one region includes:
- the NOB1 gene encoding RNA-binding protein NOB1, whose protein sequence is MAPVEHVVADAGAFLRDAALQDIGKNIYTIRDVVSEIRDKATRRRLAVLPYELRFKEPCPEYVRLVTEFSKKTGDYPSLSATDIQVLALTYQLEAEFVGVSHLKQEPEKVKVSSSIQHPETPLNISGFHLPSKPKPPRETVKHGHPDRELEDLEFSSFMFWRNPLPNIDCDLQELLIDEGEDVASEDEKEENGFEERKDEDSDDDDGWITPSNIKQIQRDFEQCTVPEDVRVGCVTTDFAMQNVLLQMGLHVLAVNGMLIREARSYILRCHGCFRTTSDMSRVFCSHCGNKTLKKVSVTVSDDGTLHMHFSRNPKVLNPRGLRYSLPNPKGGKYAVNPHLTEDQRFPQLRLSRKARQKTDVFAPDYVAGLSPFAENDISSRSAILQVRDNTLGAGRRRSNPNASRKKFVKKR, encoded by the exons ATGGCGCCTGTGGAACACGTTGTGGCGGACGCTGGAGCTTTCCTGCGGGACGCGGCTCTGCAG GACATTGGGAAGAACATCTATACCATCCGGGATGTAGTAAGCGAGATTCGGGACAAGGCCACGCGCCGGCGACTTGCCGTCCTGCCCTACGAGCTGCGTTTCAAGGAGCCCTGCCCTGAATATGTGCGGCTGG TGACTGAGTTTTCAAAGAAGACTGGGGACTATCCCAGCCTCTCCGCCACAGATATCCAAGTCCTGGCACTTACCTACCAGTTGGAAGCAGAGTTTGTTGGGGTGTCACACTTAAAACAAGAACCAGAAAAG GTTAAAGTGAGCTCATCGATTCAGCACCCGGAAACTCCTCTAAACATTTCTGGCTTCCATCTGCCCTCAAAG CCTAAACCCCCACGAGAAACAGTAAAACACGGACACCCAGACAGGGAGCTTGAGGACCTCGAATTCAGTTCCTTCATGTTCTGGAGAAACCCTTTGCCTAATATTGATTGTGACCTGCAGGAGCTGCTG ATTGACGAAGGTGAGGATGTTGCAAGTGaggatgagaaggaagagaatggatTTGAAGAAAGGAAAGATGAAGACAGTGATGACGATGACGGGTGGATAACGCCCAGCAACATCAAGCAGATCCAGCGGGATTTTGAGCAGTGCACCGTCCCGGAGGACGTGCGGGTCGGCTGCGTGACTACAGACTTTGCCATGCAG AATGTTCTGCTCCAGATGGGGCTGCACGTGCTGGCAGTGAACGGCATGCTCATCCGGGAGGCCCGGAGCTACATCTTGCGCTGCCACGGCTGTTTCAG GACAACATCTGACATGAGCCGAGTGTTCTGTTCCCATTGCGGAAACAAGACCCTGAAGAAAGTGTCTGTGACCGTCAGCGACGATGGAACTCTGCACATGCACTTTTCCCGCAACCCTAAGGTGCTGAATCCACGGGGCCTCCGG TATTCACTTCCCAACCCCAAAGGGGGCAAATATGCTGTGAACCCTCACCTGACTGAGGACCAGCGCTTCCCTCAGCTGCGACTCTCCCGTAAGGCCCGGCAGAAAACTGATGTGTTTGCCCCCGACTACGTAGCTGGGCTGTCTCCCTTTGCAGAAAACGACATCTCCAGCCGGTCAGCCATCCTGCAGGTCCGAGACAACACTTTGGGGGCTGGAAGAAGACGGTCAAATCCCAATGCTTCCAGAAAGAAGTTTGTGAAGAAAAGGTGA